CATCTGCCGGGAGGGCGCGGTGGATGACGTCGATCTCCTCGAGTCCGCGCTGACCCACGTGTCCGGTTTCCCTCTCTGGCTGCTCGCGGCGCCTTTGGAGCCGCACCTCGCGGCCGTCGTCGACGGCGAGGCGCGCCCGGATCCGTCCCGGCAGTACGTCGCGGACGCCATCCGCGCGCTGCGCCGGCGCTTCCGCTACGTCGTCGTCGACGGGGGCAAGGGGTTCCGGGAAGCCCACATCCAGGCTCTCGAAGCGGCGGACGTGGTCCTCTTCGTGACGACGCCCGACGTGCCGTCGCTAGCCGCATCCGCGCGCGCGCTGCGCGCCATCGAGGCGCTGGGCGCGGGCGGCGACCGCCTGCGCCTGCTCGTCAACCGCGCGGACGAGGCCGTCGGGCTCACGGTGGACGACATGGCGCGCGCGCTGGGGCGGGCGGTGGACTATACGCTGCCGGCGGAGCGCGCCGCGACGCTTGCGGCCAATACGGGCCAGCCGCTCGCCGCCCGCCGCACGCGCAGCCGGTTGGCAGAGTCGATCTTCGACGTCGCCGGGGCGGTCAACGGGGACGGCGGGCGCGACCGCGCAGCGGGCGGATGGCGGCTCTTCGGGAGGGTGAGGTAAGTGCCGGGGCTGTACGAGCGCTTGAACAAGCAACTGGGCGACGCCGGGCCGCGGTCCAACGGCCTCGCGTGGCCGCGCGAGGCGAGCGCGCCGGGCGAGCGGGAGCGCGCCGCCGACCTGGCCCACGAACCGCCGGCCCCCGGCATCGACCGCGAGCTGAAGGAGCGCGTGAAGAAGCGGCTCGTCGAGGAACTCGACGCGGAGGCGCT
This region of Clostridia bacterium genomic DNA includes:
- a CDS encoding response regulator, with the translated sequence MPTSTPDRAKTRVLIVDDAEQVRQTIRAMLDLYDGFEVVGEAADGEAAIEAVTALKPDVVLMDINLPALDGISATGRIVRESGTAVVMISVENGQEYFRRAMKAGAKDFLVKPFSSDSLAEAIRRAAREAPRPRDDGQDGRVVTVFGAKGGVGVSTVAVNLALALARGADRVAVVDLDLEFGGLEVLLDVNPRVTLADICREGAVDDVDLLESALTHVSGFPLWLLAAPLEPHLAAVVDGEARPDPSRQYVADAIRALRRRFRYVVVDGGKGFREAHIQALEAADVVLFVTTPDVPSLAASARALRAIEALGAGGDRLRLLVNRADEAVGLTVDDMARALGRAVDYTLPAERAATLAANTGQPLAARRTRSRLAESIFDVAGAVNGDGGRDRAAGGWRLFGRVR